One window of the Archangium primigenium genome contains the following:
- a CDS encoding AAA family ATPase: MTAPPSLSPPPSHAVAAAHAIREGVLTEVRKAVVGQDEPLELMLVGLIAGGHVLLEGVPGVAKTLMAKALARSVSADFKRIQFTPDLMPADILGTSIFDLKSQGFVLVRGPIFTDLLLADEINRAPAKTQSALLEAMQERAVSLEGKNLALSPLFSVFATQNPVESEGTYPLPEAQLDRFLLKIEVGYPSAEEEDAILASVHRGFDAGDLGRAGVGAAVTKDGLLAAREALNEVTVEPPVLAYVRKLVAATRASPRIRLGAGPRAGVHLLMASKALAALRGRGFVTPEDVRFLAGPVLKHRLLLSPDAELDGATPADVLREVVRSVEVPR, translated from the coding sequence CCGCCGCCCACGCCATCCGCGAGGGCGTGCTCACCGAGGTGCGCAAGGCCGTCGTCGGCCAGGACGAGCCGCTCGAGTTGATGCTCGTGGGGCTCATCGCCGGCGGCCACGTGCTGCTCGAGGGCGTGCCCGGCGTGGCCAAGACGCTCATGGCCAAGGCCCTGGCGCGCTCGGTCAGCGCGGACTTCAAGCGCATCCAGTTCACCCCGGACCTGATGCCCGCGGACATCCTGGGCACCAGCATCTTCGACTTGAAGAGCCAGGGCTTCGTGCTCGTGCGCGGCCCCATCTTCACGGACCTCTTGCTCGCCGATGAAATCAACCGCGCGCCCGCCAAGACGCAGTCCGCGCTGCTCGAGGCCATGCAGGAGCGCGCCGTGTCGCTGGAGGGCAAGAACCTCGCGCTCTCGCCCCTCTTCTCCGTGTTCGCCACGCAGAACCCCGTGGAGTCCGAGGGCACCTACCCCCTGCCCGAGGCGCAGCTGGACCGCTTCCTGTTGAAGATCGAGGTGGGCTACCCCAGCGCCGAGGAGGAGGACGCCATCCTCGCTTCCGTGCACCGGGGCTTCGACGCGGGGGACCTGGGGCGCGCGGGCGTGGGCGCGGCGGTGACGAAGGACGGCCTGCTGGCGGCGCGCGAGGCGCTCAACGAGGTGACGGTGGAGCCGCCCGTGCTCGCCTACGTGCGCAAGCTAGTGGCGGCCACGCGCGCCTCCCCCCGCATCCGCCTGGGCGCGGGGCCGCGCGCGGGCGTGCACCTGCTCATGGCCTCCAAGGCCCTGGCGGCGCTGCGCGGCCGGGGCTTCGTCACCCCCGAGGACGTGCGCTTCCTCGCCGGGCCCGTGCTCAAGCACCGGCTGCTCTTGTCGCCGGACGCGGAGCTCGACGGGGCCACGCCCGCGGACGTGCTGCGCGAGGTGGTGCGCTCGGTGGAGGTCCCCCGGTGA
- a CDS encoding DUF58 domain-containing protein has product MIPTGRLWVLLCLLAVPMMAAGFFPGFGGVVLALDALALALAVGDGLWARRVRLEVHRTPPVRLSVGAANKVELTLVHRGGRAVDVWVRDDVPAAFTAEPEEAALRLSADSQTRWVYRVTPTTRGRFEFGDVHVRVRGPLGLVLHERRFARGQDVAVFPDMRGARRLLLSGAALDLVNLGLRKLRRDGRGSEFARLRDYAQGDSVREVDWKATARRSRPVTRVMESERSQSLLICVDAGRSMAAQVDGLSKLDHAVNAALFLAFVAVRNGDRVGLAVFADGVKTYLPPAAGRLQYRKILDALYATPPSLTYVDYLALFKELNVRLTRRSLLCVFTDFLDEEQASTLVAPLHRLARRHVPLCLSVRDTALAKLLRTPPAGPEQAYQQAVASELLMDREALKARVGAGGVHMLDVQPDELSLAAVNRYLDIKARGVL; this is encoded by the coding sequence GTGATTCCCACCGGGCGCCTGTGGGTGCTGCTGTGCCTGCTGGCCGTGCCGATGATGGCCGCGGGGTTCTTCCCCGGCTTTGGCGGCGTGGTGCTGGCACTGGACGCGCTCGCCCTGGCGCTCGCGGTGGGGGATGGGCTGTGGGCGCGGCGGGTGCGCCTGGAGGTGCACCGCACGCCCCCCGTCCGCCTGTCCGTGGGGGCCGCCAACAAGGTGGAGCTCACGCTCGTGCACCGGGGCGGGCGCGCGGTGGACGTGTGGGTGCGCGACGACGTCCCCGCCGCCTTCACCGCCGAGCCCGAGGAGGCCGCGCTGCGCCTGAGCGCGGACAGCCAGACGCGCTGGGTCTACCGGGTGACGCCCACGACGCGGGGCCGCTTCGAGTTCGGCGACGTGCACGTGCGCGTGCGGGGCCCCCTGGGGCTCGTGCTCCACGAGCGGCGCTTCGCGCGGGGCCAGGACGTGGCCGTGTTCCCGGACATGCGGGGCGCGCGTCGGCTGCTCCTGTCGGGCGCGGCCCTGGACCTGGTGAACCTGGGCCTGCGCAAGCTGCGCCGGGACGGCCGGGGCAGCGAGTTCGCCCGGCTGCGCGACTATGCCCAGGGCGACTCGGTGCGCGAGGTGGACTGGAAGGCCACGGCCCGCCGCTCGCGGCCGGTGACGCGGGTGATGGAGTCCGAGCGCTCGCAATCCCTGCTCATCTGCGTGGACGCGGGCCGCTCCATGGCGGCCCAGGTGGATGGCCTGTCCAAGCTGGACCATGCCGTCAACGCGGCGCTCTTCCTGGCCTTCGTGGCGGTGCGCAATGGCGACCGGGTGGGGCTCGCGGTGTTCGCCGATGGCGTGAAGACGTACCTGCCGCCGGCCGCGGGCCGCTTGCAGTACCGGAAGATATTGGACGCGCTCTACGCCACCCCGCCAAGCCTCACCTACGTGGACTACCTGGCGCTCTTCAAGGAGCTGAACGTGCGCCTCACCCGGCGCAGCCTCCTGTGCGTCTTCACGGACTTCCTCGACGAGGAGCAGGCGTCCACCCTGGTGGCGCCCCTGCACCGCCTGGCGCGGCGGCACGTGCCGCTGTGCCTGTCCGTGCGCGACACCGCCCTGGCCAAGCTCCTGCGCACCCCGCCCGCGGGGCCCGAGCAGGCCTACCAGCAGGCCGTGGCGAGCGAGCTGCTCATGGACCGGGAGGCCCTCAAGGCCCGGGTGGGCGCCGGGGGCGTGCACATGCTGGACGTGCAACCGGACGAGTTGAGCCTCGCCGCCGTGAACCGCTACCTGGACATCAAGGCGCGCGGCGTCTTGTAG